Proteins encoded together in one Streptomyces umbrinus window:
- a CDS encoding helix-turn-helix domain-containing protein codes for MPRRRQPTARQLRLGSELRKLREAAGLKAREAAELLGADSVQMSQIEYAIAGVSETRIRRLAAHYACADEELIAALVTMATDRTRGWWEEYRGLLPTSFLDLSELEHHATFRWDVDCLYVPGLLQTEEYAHGVFSHRVPELPQSELGLRVEHRMKRRTIIEGAQPTPYTAVMHEAALRIRVGSRAASRAQLGRVLELSEADHVTVRVIPFDLDGFIDAGSAMVFAGGAVPKLDTVVRDAPHGSAFVDSEAQLGSFRTLFRRVEGASLEPERSRDFIHRLAKEL; via the coding sequence ATGCCGCGTCGACGGCAGCCCACCGCGCGCCAGCTACGCCTGGGCTCCGAGCTGCGCAAACTGCGTGAAGCAGCAGGCCTGAAGGCCCGCGAAGCCGCTGAGCTGCTCGGAGCCGACTCCGTCCAGATGAGCCAGATCGAGTACGCCATCGCGGGCGTGAGCGAGACACGCATACGTCGTCTTGCCGCTCACTACGCCTGCGCGGACGAAGAGTTGATCGCGGCACTGGTCACGATGGCCACCGATCGCACGCGCGGCTGGTGGGAGGAGTACCGGGGCTTGCTGCCCACCTCGTTCCTGGACCTGTCCGAACTGGAGCACCACGCCACCTTTCGGTGGGATGTGGACTGCCTGTACGTGCCAGGTCTGCTCCAGACAGAGGAGTACGCCCACGGGGTCTTCTCACACAGAGTGCCCGAGCTTCCTCAGAGTGAGCTCGGCCTGCGCGTTGAACACCGGATGAAGCGGCGCACCATCATCGAGGGCGCGCAACCCACTCCGTACACAGCAGTGATGCACGAAGCAGCCCTGCGCATCAGGGTCGGCAGCCGCGCCGCTTCACGGGCCCAGCTCGGCCGCGTCCTGGAACTCTCCGAAGCGGATCACGTGACCGTGCGGGTCATCCCGTTCGACCTCGATGGATTCATCGACGCCGGAAGCGCGATGGTCTTCGCGGGCGGCGCCGTTCCGAAACTGGACACCGTCGTACGGGACGCACCGCACGGCTCGGCATTCGTCGACTCCGAAGCCCAACTCGGCAGTTTTCGAACGCTCTTCCGTAGAGTGGAAGGTGCATCACTCGAACCCGAACGGTCGCGTGACTTCATCCACAGGCTGGCGAAGGAACTGTGA
- a CDS encoding pectate lyase family protein: MASPSHRRSLRKRRTALLSAAAVVAAGLGAVPFVMNANAGVVDLAHQALPAKDGWAASGSGTTGGSKADSAHTFTVSTRAQLVKALGAATNSTPKIIKIKGTIDANTDDAGKKLTCADYASGTGYSLSAYLKAFDPATYGKKAPVGTQEKARAAAQTKQKKNIVFRAPANTTVVGVPGTKAGITGGSLQVQDVDNVIIRNLSLTATEDCFPQWDPTDGSLGEWNSNYDSVTLRGATHVWADHNTFSDAPFFDKSEQTYFGRKYQIHDGALDITNGSDLVTVERNQFTNHDKTMLIGSSDTDSVGKLRVSIHHNVWKGITQRAPLARIGQIHLYNNVYDTTTLNGYAPKYSLDSRAKAQVVAEHNSWTLPSGAKVAKLLSGDGTGSVAGTGNFVNGKSTDLVAAYNAANSKKLKTTVNWKPTLTAGLQTSANSLPTELLKTTGAGVLS, from the coding sequence GTGGCATCCCCCTCCCACCGCAGGTCCCTCCGCAAGCGGCGCACCGCGCTCCTCTCCGCCGCTGCCGTGGTGGCCGCGGGTCTCGGCGCCGTCCCCTTCGTGATGAACGCGAACGCGGGTGTCGTCGACCTGGCGCACCAGGCCCTGCCGGCCAAGGACGGCTGGGCGGCGTCCGGTTCGGGCACGACCGGCGGTTCGAAGGCCGACTCCGCGCACACCTTCACCGTCAGCACCCGCGCCCAGCTGGTGAAGGCGCTCGGCGCGGCCACCAACTCCACCCCGAAGATCATCAAGATCAAGGGCACGATCGACGCCAACACGGACGACGCGGGCAAGAAGCTGACCTGCGCCGACTACGCCTCCGGCACGGGGTATTCACTGTCCGCGTACCTGAAGGCGTTCGACCCGGCCACGTACGGCAAGAAGGCGCCCGTGGGCACGCAGGAGAAGGCCCGCGCGGCCGCCCAGACCAAGCAGAAGAAGAACATCGTCTTCCGGGCCCCGGCCAACACCACCGTCGTGGGCGTCCCGGGCACCAAGGCCGGGATCACCGGCGGGAGTCTGCAGGTGCAGGACGTCGACAACGTCATCATCCGCAACCTCTCGCTCACCGCCACCGAGGACTGCTTCCCGCAGTGGGACCCGACGGACGGTTCCCTGGGCGAGTGGAACTCCAACTACGACTCGGTGACGCTGCGCGGGGCGACCCATGTCTGGGCGGACCACAACACGTTCAGCGACGCGCCGTTCTTCGACAAGTCCGAGCAGACGTACTTCGGCCGCAAGTACCAGATCCACGACGGCGCCCTCGACATCACCAACGGCTCGGACCTGGTGACCGTCGAGCGCAACCAGTTCACCAACCACGACAAGACGATGCTGATCGGCAGCAGCGACACCGACAGCGTCGGCAAGTTGCGGGTCTCCATCCACCACAACGTGTGGAAGGGCATCACGCAGCGCGCCCCGCTGGCCCGCATCGGCCAGATCCACCTCTACAACAACGTCTACGACACGACGACCCTCAACGGTTACGCCCCCAAGTACAGCCTCGACTCCCGGGCCAAGGCCCAGGTCGTCGCCGAGCACAACTCCTGGACCCTCCCGTCCGGCGCGAAGGTCGCCAAGCTCCTGAGCGGCGACGGCACGGGCTCGGTCGCCGGCACGGGCAACTTCGTCAACGGCAAGTCCACGGACCTCGTCGCCGCGTACAACGCGGCCAACTCGAAGAAGCTCAAGACGACGGTCAACTGGAAGCCGACCCTGACGGCAGGCCTCCAGACCTCGGCGAACAGCCTGCCGACGGAGCTCCTGAAGACGACGGGCGCGGGGGTTCTTTCCTGA
- a CDS encoding DUF3152 domain-containing protein, with protein MIAAAVAVNWTTSSSSDAADGSASSSPSVPSPDPTPEPGGGTESAEASGKPDEKAGGKADAEPSGKGSPSASSSSSAPEIPASGPGTFATAGGGSGTVGKGSRVLSYKVVVEDGLKQSAADVAEQVEGILADPRGWTADGRSGFRRVSGGTADFVVRLATPGTVDAICGKYGLNTRGEVNCNVGKDVVVNLKRWLLATPVYAADVDAYRALIINHEVGHFLGHGHVTCPGAGKPAPAMMQQIKGMLGCKPNVWPYDTKGRFVTGPAVS; from the coding sequence GTGATCGCCGCCGCTGTGGCCGTGAACTGGACGACGTCCTCGTCCTCCGACGCCGCGGACGGATCCGCTTCCTCGTCGCCGTCCGTTCCGTCGCCGGACCCGACACCGGAACCGGGCGGCGGGACGGAGTCGGCCGAGGCGAGTGGGAAGCCCGACGAGAAGGCCGGCGGGAAGGCCGACGCCGAGCCGTCCGGAAAGGGCAGCCCCTCCGCCTCCTCGTCCTCCTCCGCGCCCGAGATCCCGGCCTCGGGTCCCGGGACGTTCGCCACCGCCGGCGGCGGGAGCGGCACCGTCGGGAAGGGCAGCCGGGTCCTGAGCTACAAGGTCGTCGTCGAGGACGGCCTCAAGCAGTCGGCGGCCGATGTCGCCGAGCAGGTGGAGGGCATACTCGCCGACCCGCGCGGCTGGACGGCCGACGGCCGGTCGGGCTTCCGTCGCGTCTCCGGCGGTACGGCCGACTTCGTCGTACGGCTCGCCACGCCGGGAACGGTGGACGCCATCTGCGGCAAGTACGGCCTGAACACGCGCGGTGAGGTCAACTGCAACGTGGGCAAGGACGTTGTCGTCAACCTCAAGCGGTGGCTGCTGGCGACGCCGGTCTACGCCGCCGACGTGGACGCGTACCGCGCGCTGATCATCAACCACGAGGTCGGCCACTTCCTCGGCCACGGCCATGTGACGTGTCCTGGAGCGGGCAAGCCGGCCCCGGCGATGATGCAGCAGATCAAGGGGATGCTCGGCTGCAAGCCCAACGTCTGGCCGTACGACACCAAGGGACGGTTCGTCACGGGGCCGGCGGTGTCCTGA
- a CDS encoding DUF397 domain-containing protein, with protein MTTPDNWQKSSFSGGGDGNACVELASTRDAVHLRESDTPSIELVTTPTPLSHLLHRIRSGALGRV; from the coding sequence ATGACGACCCCCGACAACTGGCAGAAGTCGTCCTTCTCCGGTGGCGGCGACGGCAACGCCTGCGTCGAACTCGCATCGACCCGCGACGCCGTCCACCTCCGCGAGAGCGACACCCCCTCCATAGAACTCGTCACCACCCCCACCCCCCTCTCCCACCTCCTCCACCGCATACGCTCCGGCGCCCTCGGCCGCGTATGA
- a CDS encoding ATP-binding protein, with amino-acid sequence MPQNATEPWEYTLHIPHDPRAVTVCRRTLRLILTIHGLIRLTDVAELLATELISNAVRHTKGSAALRLRWRDGVLRIGAWDANPEPPDPAPALDQASLDAETGRGLTLVQACADVWGWHPLARGADRGKYVWCDLGAA; translated from the coding sequence ATGCCGCAAAACGCCACCGAGCCTTGGGAGTACACACTCCACATCCCCCACGACCCCCGCGCGGTGACGGTCTGCCGCCGAACCCTCCGCCTGATCCTCACGATTCACGGTCTGATCCGCCTCACGGACGTCGCCGAACTCCTCGCAACGGAGCTGATCTCCAACGCCGTACGCCATACAAAGGGCTCCGCCGCCCTACGCCTCCGCTGGCGCGACGGAGTACTCCGCATCGGAGCGTGGGACGCGAACCCCGAACCCCCTGACCCCGCGCCGGCGTTGGACCAGGCCTCCCTGGACGCGGAAACGGGCCGAGGTCTGACCCTCGTCCAGGCCTGCGCCGACGTCTGGGGCTGGCACCCGCTGGCCAGAGGTGCCGACCGGGGCAAGTACGTGTGGTGTGACCTCGGTGCCGCGTAG